One Streptomyces coeruleorubidus DNA segment encodes these proteins:
- a CDS encoding DUF4267 domain-containing protein — protein sequence MTVTAYTLAVVLNLFCLFLGYRFLFQPASSAAGYGVPADPGGDAGPYLTIKGLRDGTFGLVGLALLAFAGARAEAWFMLGVALVPLGDTLIVLRHGGTKAVAFGIHFATAVVVLISAGLLFAV from the coding sequence GTGACCGTCACCGCGTACACCCTGGCCGTCGTGCTCAACCTGTTCTGCCTGTTCCTCGGCTACCGGTTCCTGTTCCAGCCCGCCTCTTCCGCCGCCGGTTACGGCGTTCCGGCCGACCCCGGGGGCGATGCCGGCCCCTATCTGACGATCAAGGGCCTGCGGGACGGCACCTTCGGGCTCGTCGGTCTGGCGCTGCTCGCCTTCGCGGGGGCCCGGGCCGAGGCCTGGTTCATGCTCGGCGTGGCACTCGTGCCGCTCGGGGACACGCTGATCGTGCTGCGCCACGGCGGTACGAAGGCGGTGGCCTTCGGGATCCACTTCGCCACCGCGGTCGTCGTCCTGATCAGCGCCGGACTGCTCTTCGCGGTCTGA
- the gatC gene encoding Asp-tRNA(Asn)/Glu-tRNA(Gln) amidotransferase subunit GatC: MPGITREEVAHLARLARLELKPEELDHFAGQLDDIIGAVARVSEVADQDVPPTSHPLPLTNVMRPDEVRPSLTPEQALSGAPAQEQQRFKVPQILGEE; the protein is encoded by the coding sequence ATGCCTGGCATCACGCGCGAGGAGGTCGCCCACCTCGCCCGGCTGGCGCGTCTGGAGCTGAAGCCCGAAGAGCTCGACCACTTCGCGGGACAGCTGGACGACATCATCGGCGCGGTGGCCCGCGTCAGCGAGGTCGCCGACCAAGACGTACCGCCGACCTCGCACCCGCTCCCGCTGACGAACGTCATGCGCCCGGACGAGGTCCGTCCCTCGCTCACCCCCGAGCAGGCGCTCTCCGGAGCCCCGGCCCAGGAGCAGCAGCGTTTCAAGGTGCCGCAGATCCTGGGGGAGGAGTAA
- the gatA gene encoding Asp-tRNA(Asn)/Glu-tRNA(Gln) amidotransferase subunit GatA: MTDSPIIKLTAAETAAKIASGELTAVEVTEAHLARIEAVDEKVHAFLHVDREGALAQARAVDEKRAKGEKLGPLAGVPLALKDIFTTEGIPTTVGSKILEGWIPPYDATVTKRLKAADVVILGKTNMDEFAMGSSTENSAYGPTGNPWDLTRIPGGSGGGSSAALASFQAPLAIGTDTGGSIRQPAAVTGTVGVKPTYGGVSRYGMVAFSSSLDQGGPCARTVLDAALLHEVIAGHDPMDSTSIDAPVPPVVEAARNGSVEGMRVGVVQQFRGEGYQAGVIQRFDESVALLKELGAEIVELDCPSFDLALSAYYLIAPSECSSNLARFDGLRYGLRAGDDGTHSAEEVTSLTREAGFGPEVKRRIMLGTYALSSGYYDAYYGSAQKVRTLIKQDFDKAFEQVDVIVSPTTPTTAFPIGERADDPMAMYLADLCTIPTNLAGNAAMSLPCGLAPEDNLPVGLQIIAPVMKDDRLYKVGAAVEAAFVEKWGHPLIEEAPSL, translated from the coding sequence ATGACGGACAGCCCCATCATCAAGCTCACGGCCGCCGAGACCGCCGCGAAGATCGCTTCCGGCGAGCTCACGGCCGTCGAGGTCACCGAGGCCCACCTGGCCCGGATCGAGGCCGTCGACGAGAAGGTGCACGCCTTCCTGCACGTCGACCGCGAGGGCGCGCTAGCCCAGGCCCGTGCCGTCGACGAGAAGCGGGCCAAGGGGGAGAAGCTCGGTCCGCTGGCCGGCGTTCCCCTGGCGCTCAAGGACATCTTCACCACCGAGGGGATCCCGACCACGGTCGGTTCGAAGATCCTCGAAGGCTGGATCCCGCCGTACGACGCGACCGTCACCAAGCGGCTGAAGGCCGCCGACGTGGTGATCCTCGGCAAAACCAACATGGACGAGTTCGCCATGGGGTCCTCCACCGAGAACAGCGCCTACGGCCCGACCGGCAACCCCTGGGACCTGACCAGGATCCCCGGCGGCTCCGGCGGCGGTTCCTCCGCCGCGCTCGCCTCCTTCCAGGCCCCGCTCGCCATCGGCACCGACACCGGCGGTTCCATCCGCCAGCCCGCCGCCGTCACCGGCACGGTCGGCGTGAAGCCGACGTACGGCGGGGTGTCGCGGTACGGCATGGTCGCCTTCTCCTCCTCCCTCGACCAGGGCGGTCCCTGCGCCCGCACGGTCCTGGACGCGGCCCTGCTGCACGAGGTGATCGCCGGCCACGACCCGATGGACTCCACCTCGATCGACGCCCCGGTCCCGCCGGTCGTCGAGGCCGCTCGCAACGGCAGCGTCGAGGGCATGCGCGTCGGCGTCGTCCAGCAGTTCCGCGGCGAGGGCTACCAGGCCGGTGTCATCCAGCGGTTCGACGAGTCCGTCGCGCTGCTGAAGGAACTGGGCGCCGAGATCGTCGAGCTGGACTGCCCGTCCTTCGACCTGGCGCTGTCGGCGTACTACCTGATCGCGCCGTCCGAGTGCTCCTCCAACCTCGCCCGCTTCGACGGCCTGCGCTACGGCCTGCGGGCCGGCGACGACGGCACGCACTCCGCCGAGGAGGTCACCTCCCTGACCCGCGAGGCCGGCTTCGGCCCCGAGGTCAAGCGCCGCATCATGCTCGGCACGTACGCGCTGAGCTCCGGCTACTACGACGCGTACTACGGCAGCGCGCAGAAGGTCCGCACGCTCATCAAGCAGGACTTCGACAAGGCGTTCGAGCAGGTCGACGTGATCGTCTCCCCGACGACCCCGACCACCGCCTTCCCGATCGGCGAGCGCGCCGACGACCCGATGGCGATGTACCTCGCCGACCTGTGCACCATCCCGACCAACCTGGCGGGCAACGCGGCCATGTCGCTGCCGTGCGGCCTCGCCCCGGAGGACAACCTCCCGGTCGGACTGCAGATCATCGCCCCGGTCATGAAGGACGACCGCCTCTACAAGGTCGGCGCCGCCGTCGAGGCCGCCTTCGTGGAAAAGTGGGGCCACCCGCTGATCGAGGAGGCTCCGTCGCTGTGA